The genomic DNA agtgggacacaatcatgaagtggaacgacatttattggacatttcaaacttttttaacaaatcaaaaactgaaaaattgggcgtgcaaaattattcagccaaATTCAAATTTATATTATCACTAATGAGTGTtcctaatttaaaaaatgtacccAATGTGCGACTTACCTTATCGATGCATGGTTTAACACCAATCATTATAGCCTCGGCAAAAATCTTCCCGTCTTTACTAAGAGCTTTTCTTGCTTGGAGTCTAGACTGATATTGAATGTGCATCCAGTTACCTGTGTTGGACATCTAGTAGAACAAGAGAACAGAACGGTGTGACAgaacatacactcacacacacacacacatttaaaatgtCCTTTTCAAAGAATGCAAATATTCTTACCACGTGTTTCGTTATGTTTCCATACTGGGCGAACTGCAGCAGAATATAAGAAGCAGAGGCAGGAGGAAACctggttttttttttttattataaaaaaacaataataaaaaAAGAGTATTATACATACAGGAAGTTCTAACTAACCTCAACAATAGATATCCTTTCCAGAGGTGCAGCATTGTCATCTACAGATCAGACACATTCGGTGCATCTGCTTAAGGTCACCCAGGGCAGCAAGTGAATCGGAGTTTGCACGTTGGGAGACAAATTTGATTGGTCCGACAGTGAAAACTCCGGCCCTCTGGGAAACCAGGTGAGCTAAAAAAACTAACACACCCATTATTTCAACAGTTAAAAAAGGTACAGGCAACTGcccaaataaaggaaacactcgAGTGAACGAGGGATACAAACTATATTGAAAGGAGGGATTTCCGAGTTCAGTATACATGCTTGGGGTCATGTgtaaaatgctgggcaggccattattttggatACCATGGCTATGgtcccataggatgacaatggggcggcagcgtagcctagtggttagagcgttggactagtaagcggaaggttgcaagttcaaaccccgagctgacaaggtacaaatctgtcgttctgcccctgaacaggcagttaacccactgttcctagaccagttaacccactgtccctagaccgtcattgaaaataagaatttgttcttaactgacttgcctcgctaaataaaggtttaaaaattGCCGCAATCCACAGGGATGGTCACTGAAtgatttgatgagcatgaaaaaaCATGTAAACAATAGGTCAttgccgtctcagtcaccagatctcaaacccaattgaacacttttACGGGAGACTGTGGAGCGACACCTGAGACTAGTGGTTTCCACCATCCTTCAACCAAACACCAAATGATGGCATTTCTCATGGGaagaatgatgtcacatccctccaatagagttctagacacttgtagaatctataccaAGGTGGGTTGAAGTTGTTCTGATTGGTGGAGGCCCAACGTCCTACTAAAGAGCAATTGAAGGCAATAAACAACTTCTGATAGCCTGTTTTCTATGTGGCATTGATAATAGACAGAAAAATGTATTATATTGTCCAAATTGACTACCAAGTGTAAAAAGGCTTGTTTTATTCAATGCTCACCAACACGGGGTACACAGCCATACGATTGTGCGCTATCCAATCCGACTGCAGAATACTAGACAGTGGGACAGACCTGCCCCATCAGTACAGCCTCATCTTAGATTCTGATTATTTTTGAGGAAGTAATACTGGCTTTGTTTCTACGGTGTCTCTTGGTGGACAAACACCAGTAACTACAACATTGAACCACAACCCCCCCCCAAAGACTGAAATATTCATGTTTCTTAATGAGCAACAGAGGATCACATGCAGGATCGGTGCGTTGGCTCTTAACGAGACACCTTGTTTTTAGGCAGTCACCTGTAGATATTAGAGGGTACATTACCAGGAACTTACCCAAATACAGTGATCCATGTATCATCTAGATGGTCTTCAGAAGACAGTGCGTCTCCCTGAGTGAAGAAAGGGTCTACTTGGGCTGGAGACATTGTTGACTTCGCCTGCTGCCCGATGGTAGTAGGACTAAATAAACTGGACGCTGAACAGCGGACGACATTAGGACATACCTATGAATTCCCTCTCGTAGTAAATCTAAAAGACAAGTTGGTACAAACAAGTGTGaagaaataataaataaatcTCACCTGTTCCTGGTGTGACAGCCATATAGGCAGACATCGGGGTGTGCATCATTGAGAATGGCTGAGAGAAGAAAACACCCAGGTGATTACATGTCCTCCTGATGCAGACACACTACTCAAAATCAAACGCTTCTGGTGAGATGCTAATGTAGCATGAATCactagcggcagggtagcctagtggttagagtgttggactagtaacctgaaggttgagctgacaaggtacaaatctgtcgttctgcccctgaacaggcagttcacccactgttcctagggccgtcattgaaaataagaattggttcttaactgacttgcctggttaaataaaggtaaaataaaaaaataaaactagCGATTGGTTAGAACACTTCCCTGGCTAAaggggggtggtgggggtggtgactCCAGAGTCTGAATAGACTTTTTGATGGGATCGAAAATGAAGGGAGCTGTACTATTGGTTCACCTCTGTGTCACTCACTCAAAAACCAACACACAGCACCCGGGAGTGCCACCACCTTGATTTACAACCGAGCGGCCTCAATCCCCCATGGGAAAAAAGTTAGAGAACCAATCAATGCGCCCGCTTCAAAGCCAAAAGGAAGGGCTTACCAGACCAGTGGGTCCACAGCTTTCCTGCTCACTGTCCAGACCAGTGACCAGGCTATTAGACCACTGTCTGTGAGTGTAAAGTGTCCAGACCAGTGACCAGGCTATTAGAccactgtctgtgagtataaagtGTCCAGACCAGTGACCAGGCTATTAGACCACTGTCTGTGAGTGTAAAATGTCCAGACCAGTGACCAGGCTATTAGACCACTGTCTGTGAGTGTAAAGTGTCCAGACCAGTGACTAGGCTAAACCACTGTCTGTGAGTGTAAAGTGTCCAGACCAGTGACCAGGCTATTAGACCACTGTCTGTGAGTGTAAAGTGTCCAGACCAGTGACGAGGCTATTAGAccactgtctgtgagtataaagtGTCCAGACCAGTGACCAGGCTATTAGACCACTGTCTGTGAGTGTAAAGTGTCCAGACCAGTGACCAGGCTATTAGACCACTGTCTGTGAGTGTAAAGTGTCCAGACCAGTGACCAGGCTATTAGAccactgtctgtgagtataaagtGTCCAGACCAGTGACCAGGCTATTAGACCACTGTCTGTGAGTGTAAAGTGTCCAGACCAGTGACCAGGCTATTAGACCACTGTCTGTGAGTGTAAAGTGTCCAGACCAGTGACCAGGCTATTAGACCACTGTCTGTGAGTGTAAAGTGTCCAGACCAGTGACCAGGCTATTAGACCACTGTCTGTGAATGTAAAGTGTTGTTGTACACAAGGTCCTGGGTTCATGCCCAGGTCAGGAGAGGGATGAAACCTACTCTGTTAACACATACCTGTTTATGTGCACCCATAGGGGACATGGACATCCCGACAGCGGGACTGGAGAGGTCATCATAGATACTCCTGACTGGAGGGGCCCC from Oncorhynchus keta strain PuntledgeMale-10-30-2019 chromosome 23, Oket_V2, whole genome shotgun sequence includes the following:
- the LOC127911087 gene encoding nucleoporin NUP35-like; its protein translation is MSMSPMGAHKQPFSMMHTPMSAYMAVTPGTASSLFSPTTIGQQAKSTMSPAQVDPFFTQGDALSSEDHLDDTWITVFGFPPASASYILLQFAQYGNITKHVMSNTGNWMHIQYQSRLQARKALSKDGKIFAEAIMIGVKPCIDKNVMEISDRGSSSSGSVFTPPVRNGTPSHHVSTPRSSMRPLSAAYKASSSDYQVGSGGFVIKYCCQTNRSC